Proteins co-encoded in one Oncorhynchus kisutch isolate 150728-3 linkage group LG1, Okis_V2, whole genome shotgun sequence genomic window:
- the LOC109908470 gene encoding src-like-adapter 2: MGTCPIKVWSNMPTLKNPTEPAMSDDNRPMVVSLYDIPSQGPLESSIHIGERLTVLLDDGDFWVVRSTMTGNESYIPSNYTAKVINRWQYNGISRLNAEELLLLPHNHTGAFLIRESQTNTETYSLSVLVKMDSYLATVKHYRICRLQNGWFYISPSLTFYSLGQLVEHYSESADGLCCLLREPCIIQGSNKSTLTTRPYPKAIRRPTLNWNDVDSSMIFNKARVDSENSLVSEGLREAVSSYLYMTEASCQNCGKHWDT; encoded by the exons ATGGGGACTTGCCCGATCAAAGTATGGTCCAATATGCCAACTCTGAAGAATCCAACTGAACCTGCAATGTCAG ACGATAACAGGCCCATGGTGGTATCCCTCTATGACATCCCCTCCCAAGGTCCCTTGGAATCCAGCATCCATATAGGGGAGAGGCTCACGGTGTTATTAGA CGATGGGGATTTTTGGGTGGTGCGATCCACAATGACAGGCAATGAGAGTTATATCCCCAGCAACTACACTGCCAAAGTAATTAACAG GTGGCAGTATAATGGCATCAGCAGGTTGAATGCAgaggagctgctgctgctgccacacAATCACACAGGGGCTTTCCTGATCCGAGAGAGTCAGACAAACACAG AAACCTACTCCCTCTCAGTCCTTGTGAAGATGGACTCATATCTGGCCACAGTGAAACACTACCGCATCTGTCGCCTCCAAAACGGCTGGTTCTACATCTCCCCCAGCCTCACCTTCTACTCCCTGGGCCAATTAGTGGAACACTACTCTG AGTCAGCAGATGGGTTGTGCTGTTTACTGAGGGAGCCTTGCATCATCCAAGGCTCAAACAAAAGTACCCTGACCACCAGACCGTATCCCAAAGCTATCAGGAGGCCCACACTCAACTGGAATGACGTAGACAG TTCAATGATCTTCAATAAGGCCAGAGTGGATTCAGAGAACTCTCTAGTGAGCGAAGGTCTGAGGGAGGCCGTCAGCTCATACCTCTATATGACAGAGGCCAGCTGCCAGAACTGTGGCAAACACTGGGATACATGA